The Symbiobacterium terraclitae genomic interval GGTGCAGGTGGGCACGCTCTCCAAGGCGGTCGGCGTGCTGGGCGGCTACGTGGCCGGGCCCAGGGCGCTGATCGAGCTGCTCTGGCACAAGGGCCGCCCGTTCCTCTTCTCCACCTCCCATCCGCCGGGGGTCGCGGCCGCCTGCCTGAAGGCGATCGAGATCATGGAGCAGGAGCCCGAGCTGATCGAGCGGCTCTGGGAGAACACCCGGTACTTCAAGAAGGGCCTGACCGACCTCGGCCTGGACACCGGCCACTCGGAGACGCCGATCACCCCGGTGATCGTCGGCGACGAGGTGAAGGCGATGCAGCTCTCCGACCGTCTCCTGGAGGAGGGGGTCTTCGCGCAGGGGATCGCCTTCCCGACGGTGCCCAGGGGCAAGGCCCGGGTGCGCACGATCGTGACCGCGGCGCACACCAAGGCCGATCTGGACGAGGCCCTGGCCGCCTTCGCCAAGGTGGGCCGGGAGCTGGGGCTGACCCGGGCGTAGTGATCGCAGGTTGTTCGCCCTGCCCGGCCGCCGCGCGGCGCCGGGCGGGGCGGACGTGATTTTCCGGGCGGGGATGGGCCCCGCCCTTTGCGGAGGTGGGCTGTGAACTACGGTGCATACGTCGTGCTGGTTTCCTACCGTCTCCGGCAGGTGGGCTTCCTGACCGAGGAGTTCCCGCCCGAGCTGGAGGGGCGGCTGGCCCTGGTGGTCTCGCGCAGAGAGCCGTGGGGGCGCCTCTCCGTCGTTCTGCCGGCGCGCCTCAACCTGACCGACCCGCAGGAGCGCGCGGCTCTGGCGGGCGACTGCGCCGCGTGGGTGCGTTCCGGCCGGGGCGAGGAGCCGTGGCAGATGATCCTGCTCTTCCCCTTCGACCGCCGGGTGGCGGACGAGGAGGCGGAGGCGGTCGCCGCCCTGGAGGAGCGGGACCCGGACGGCTCGTGGGGCCTCATCCCCTGGTGCGCCGACCTGGAGGTCGGCCTGCTGGACCAGCACCGGGGCTTCCCGCCGGTCGGCCCGGAGGTCGCGCAGATTCTGACCGATGTGCCCGAGGAGCCCGCCCCCCGGCGTGCGGAGCGGGCGGAGGGTCCCGTGCGCGCGGCGCCCAGGCGGATGCCGCAGATCGGAGACTTCCCGGCGACGCGCGTCATCTTGGCGCTGACCGTCGCCTACTACCTCTGGACCGTGCTGATGGGCGGCGGGCTGAGCCGGCTCGTCAGCGGGCCGGACGGCATGGCCCTGATCCTGTGGGGGGCGAACTTCAGCCTGCTGACGCTGGCCGAGCAGGGCCAGCAGTGGCGGCTGGTCAGCCACCTCTTCGTCCACGGCGGCGCGCTGCACCTGGCGTTCAACATGTGGGCGCTCTGGCAGGTCGGGCGCTACATCGAGGCGATCTACGGCTCCGCCCGCATGCTCTTCATCTACTTCGTCGCCGGTGTGGCGGGCGGCATTGCCTCCGTGGCCCTGCGCCCCGGGCTGGTGGTCTCCGTGGGCGCCTCCGGGGCGATCCTCGGGCTGATGGGCGCCCTCATCTACTTCGCCACCACGGTGCGCCACCGGCGCGTCGACTGGCAGGGGCTCCTGACGCCGGTGGCCATCAACCTGATGTTCGGCCTCGTCTACGGGCGGGTGGACAACTACGCGCACGTCGGCGGCCTCATCGGCGGCCTGCTGGCCGGCTTCGTCGCCGGAGTGCCGGGCGAGCGCGGCGGCTGGCGGCGGTTCGGCGTCCCCGCGCTGGGCCTCGTCGTGGCGCTGCTGGTGGCAGGGGTGGTGCCGCTGCGGCACATCAGCACCCTGCTGCCCTGATGCAGGGGGGGCAACGGGGCGCCCCTTGCGCGCCTGCGCTAGATTCTGGTACGATAATGCAGGTTTTAGTTGTAGAGGAGGTTGGCGCCTGATGGGGCGGATCCTGGTGATCCACGGTCCGAACCTGAACCTCCTGGGCACCCGTGAGCCCGAGGTGTACGGCTCCACCACCCTGGCCGAGATCGACGCCATGCTCCACGAGCTGGGGCAGGAGCTGGGGATTGAGGTGGAGTCGTTTCAGTCCAACCACGAGGGCGCGATCATCGATGCGATCCACGGGGCCCGCGGGCGGTGCGACGGGATCCTGATCAACCCGGGTGCCTTCACCCACTACGCCCTGGCGATCCGCGACGCCATCTCGGCCGTCGGCCTGCCGGTGGTGGAGGTTCACCTCTCCAACATCCACAGCCGCGAGCCGTTCCGGCACCGGTCGGTGATCGCTCCGGTGGCGGTGGGCACCATCGCCGGGTTCGGGTCTGATTCGTACCTGCTCGGGCTGCGGGCGCTGGCCAACCGGATCCGATCTCAACGCTGACAGGGGGGACCGACGCATGACTTCCGACCGCCTTGGGCGCCTGAGGGCCGCGATGGCCGAGCGCGGGATTGACGGTCTCCTGGTTGCGAAGCCCGAGAACCGGGCCTACCTCAGCGGTTTCACCGGCAGCGCCGGCGTGCTGCTGATCACCGCCGACCGGGCCGTGCTGGTCACGGACTTCCGCTACACCGAGCAGGCCGCCGCGCAGGCGCCCGCGTTCGAGGTGGTGAAGCCCGAGAGCACCAACCAGGCCCTGCTGGCCCGCCTGGTGGACGAGACGGGGATCAGGCGCATCGGCTACGAGGGCGACCACCTGACCGTCGACGACCACCAGTCCTACAGGCAGGCCGTCTCCGGCTGCGAGTGGGTCTCCGTCACGGGCCTGGTGGAAGCGTTGCGCATGATCAAGGACGAAATCGAGATCGCGCTGATGCGCCGGGCCGCGGCCATCGCGGACGAGGCCTTCGCCCAGATCCTGCCGCTGATCAAGCCGGGCGTGACGGAGCGCGACCTGGGGCTGGAGCTGGAGTACCGCATGCGGAAGCTGGGCGCCGAGGGCGTGGCCTTCGAGACCATCGTCGCCTCCGGCGTGCGCTCCTCGCTGCCGCACGGCCATCCCACCGACAAGGTGATCGCGTCCGGCGACCTGGTAACCTTCGACTTCGGCGCCCTCTATCAGGGATACTGCTCGGACATGACTCGCACTGTCATGGTTGGGGAACCTACGGACAAGCAGCGCGAGATCTACGGCATCGTCCTCGAGGCGCAGAAGCGCGGCGTGGCGGCCTGCCGGCCGGGGATCACCGGCAAGGAGCTGGACGACGTCTGCCGCAGCTACATCGCCGAGCGCGGGTACGGCGAGCACTTCGGCCACGGCACCGGCCACGGCGTCGGCCGGTTCATCCACGAGGGGCCCAGGGTGAGCCAGCGCGGCGGCGACGTGGTGCTGAAGCCCGGCATGGTCATCACCGTGGAGCCGGGGATCTACCTGCCCGGCTGGGGCGGCGTGCGGATTGAGGACATGCTCCTGGTCACCGAGTCCGGGGCCGAGCCCTTCACCCATACGCCCAAGGAGCTGCTTATTCTCTAGTGTTGGTGAGCGTTCGCCTCTTACGGGGGGCGTGAGTATTCTGGCGCATAGCGTTGAGCGGAGGGGACAGACCAGTGATTTCGGTTAACGATCTCCGAAACGGCATGACCATCGAGATGGACGGCACGGTGTACCAGGTGATCGAGTTCCTGCATGTGAAGCCCGGAAAGGGCGCGGCCTTCGTCCGCACGAAGCTGAAGAACGTCCTGACCGGCGGTGTGATCGAGACCACGTTCCGCGCGGGCGAGAAGGTTCCCCAGGCCAACGTGGAACGGCGGGAGTATCAGTACCTCTATGAGAACCAGGGAAACTACGTCTTCATGAACACCGAGACCTACGAGCAGGTCGAGCTGACCCGCGACCAGGTCGGCAACGCCCCGAACTTCCTGCTGGAGAACATGATGGTCCAGATCGCCACCTGGAACGGCCGGATCATCGGCGTGGACCTGCCCAACACCGTCGAGCTGCGCGTCGTCGAGACGGAGCCCGGCTTCAAGGGCGACACCGCCACCGGCACCTACAAGCCGGCGAAGCTGGAGACCGGCTACGTGGTGCAGGTGCCGCTGTTCATCAACGTCGGCGACGTGCTCAAGATCGACACCCGCACCGGCGAGTACCTGCAGCGGGCGTAGCTGCGCCGGGTTCCCGGGCGGCTTGATGGTGGCGGGCCGCCGCGTGTTTGCGAAACGTCCGCGGGGCGTGCGCACGATGGTGCGCGCGCCCCGTGTTGTTTACCTGCGGTTCCGGGCAGACTATCCCGCGAGGCCATGCACGAGGAAGGAGGATCCCGCGATGAGTGACCTTCGTTCCCGAGTTGCGTACCTGCACGGTCTCGCGGAGGGGCTCGACCTGAACACCGGAACCGTCGAGGGCCGGGTGCTCGCAGGGGTGCTGGACGTCCTCGACGACCTGGCGGAGGAGGTCGGCGCCCTGAGCGATCTGCACGGCGAGCTGGCCGACTACGTGGGCGAGATGGACGACGACCTCTCCGCCGTCGAGGAAGAGGTCTACACCGAACCGGAGATCATCTTCATCCCCGACGAGGCGCAGATCGAGGAGGACGGCGTCTCCCTCGTCTGCTGCCCGAACTGCGGGCAGACCGTGAGCGCAGCAGCCGGGCGGATGTCCGCCGCGGAGGAGGAGGTGACCTGCCCGGTCTGCGGCTGCACGATGGACGCGGACGAGATCATGGAATAGGGCTGCCGAACCGGAGCGAGGCGGGCTGCAGGGCCCGCCTCGTTCTGTCATCTTCCCCCGGTCTGGTTCTCATAACGCGGGACAGGCTGGCATAGCATCTCAGCAGGAAGGGGAGGACGAGCGATGCTGCCGGAGGGGTTCGAGCGGGAGATCGCGCCGGTTCTGGCGCCCCGCCTGGCCGAGCTGGTGCGCAGGGCGGCTTTGGCCCTGCCGGGGCCGCTGGAGGAGATCCGGGTGCGGGAGGGCCGGCCGCTGCAGCTGGTCTACCCCGGCGGCGACGCCTTCATCGCCCCGGACGGCCGGCTGACCCCGGACCCCGACCGGGCGGAGCGGGCCAGCCGCGACGACCTGCAGCGCACCTTTCAGCTGATGGCCAGGGGATCCGTGTACGCCTGGGAGGAGGAGGTGCGGGGCGGCTTCCTCACGCTGGAGGGCGGCCACCGGGTGGGGCTCTGCGGCCGGGCCGTGACGGAGGGCGGGCGGATCCGCACCCTGAAGCCGGTGGCCAGCCTCAACATCCGCATCGCCCGGGAGGTGCCGGGCGCAGCAGACGCCCTCCTGCCGCAGCTCGTACGGGGAGGGCGCTTCCTTTCCACCCTGCTGATCTCGCCGCCCCAGGCCGGCAAGACCACGATGCTGCGGGACCTGGTGCGCCAGCTCTCCACCGGCGTCCCCCGGCTGCGCCTGCCGGGCCTGAAGGTGGGCCTGGTGGACGAGCGCTCCGAGGTGGCCGGCTGTTACCTCGGGGTACCGCAGAGGGACGTCGGGCCCCGCACGGACGTGCTGGACGGCTGCCCGAAGGCGGAAGGGCTGATGCTCGTGATCCGGTCGCTCTCGCCGCAGGTGGTGGCAGCCGACGAGGTGGGCAGGCCCGAGGACGCCCAGGCGCTCATGGAGGCGCTCCACGCCGGGGTGGCGGTGCTGGCGACGGCCCACGGCTCGTGCCTGGCCGATGTCCGCCGGCGGCCGGCGATGGCCGAGCTCCTCAGGGCCGGGGCCTTCGAGCGTGCGGTGCTGCTGGGGCGCAGCCGGGGTCCGGGGACCGTGGAGGCGGTGACAGACCTCACCCGGGAGGGAGCCGCATGACGCTGCAGCTGATCGGGGCCCTGCTGACGGTGCTGGTGCCCAGCTGGATCGGGTTTCAGATCGCCGCCCGCTACGCACGGCGGCCGGCGGAGCTGAGGGCCGCGCAGAACGGGCTGGCGGTCCTGGTCACGGAGGTGGAGTACGGCGCCACGCCGCTGCCCGACGCGCTCCGGAGCGCGGCGCGGGCCGCAGGGGCGACGGTGGGCGCCATGTTGGTGGACGCGGCCCACCGGTTGGAGGAGGGCGGCGGCGTCACGCCGGGCGAGGCGCTGACGGCCGCGGTGGCGGCGCACCGGGACGCCACCTGCCTCACGCCAGCCGACCTGGAGATCCTGCTGGCCCTGGCGCCGGTGCTGGGAGCGTCGGACCGCCGCGACCAGGTCCGCCACCTCCGGCTGGCCATGGACAGGCTGGCCGCCGCCGAGGCGGTGGCGGCCGATGAGCGGCGCCGCTACGAGCGGATGTACCGGTACGTGGGTGTGCTCTCGGGCCTGGCCCTGGTGCTGATACTGATCTAGGTTGGAGGGTGAGCCTGGTGGACGTGCAGCTCCTGTTCCGCATCGCCGGGGTCGGCATCATCGTGGCGGTCATGGCCACCGTGCTGAAGCAGGCCGGCAAGGACGAGCAGGGCCAGATGGTCACGCTGGTCGGGGTTCTCGTGGTTCTGATGATGGTGGTCTCCCTGCTGGGCAAGTTCTTCAACCTGGTGAAGACCACCTTCGGCATGTACTGAGCGGCGGGCTCCGAGTTCGGACCGCACGGGAGGAACGGCCTGTGGAGATTGTGAAGATCGTCGGCCTGGGCCTCTTGGCCGGGATGCTGATCAGCCTGCTCAGGCAGCAGAAGCCGGAGATCGCGATGCAGCTCTCCATCGCGGCAGGCGTCATGCTCTTCGTGCTGATGATGGCCCGGGTGCTGCGGGTGGTGGAGGTCATGCAGACCCTCGCCTCCCGTGCGTCGCTGGACCAGGCGCACATGGACACGGTGCTCAAGATCATCGGCATCGCCTACGTGGCCGACTTCGGCGCCCAGGTGCTGCAGGACGCCGGGGAGCGGGCGGTGGCCACCAAGGTCGAGATGGCGGGCAAGATCATCATCATGCTGCTGGCCATCCCCATCGTCCTCGCCGTGCTGGATGCCATCCTGAACCTGCTGGGCCAGGGGTGGGGGCCGTGAGGCGGCTCAGGGCGTGGCTGGGTGCGCTGCTCCTCACCTGGGCGCTGGCGCTTGCGCCGCCGCCGGCACTGGCCGATCCGGCCGGAGCTGGTCCCGGCGGGGCCGCAGCGGCAGGCGCCGCAGGACCGCTGCTGCGGGAGCAGGCGGCCGCCCTGGACACCAGCGCCATCGAGCGCTTCCTGGAAGAGGTGAACCGCACGTGGGAGGGGTACGGGCCCCAGATCAGCCTGGCCGACTTCCTGCGGTTCTACCAGGGCGACGTGTCGGAGGCCCTCTCGGCCCGGGCCATCCTGCAGGGGCTGCTCCGCTACCTGGTGAGGGAGATCCTCGCCAACGCCGACCTGCTGCTCAAGCTGGTGGTCCTGGCGATCGTGGCGGCGATCATGGGGCAGCTGCAGAGCGCCTTCGAGGCCGACTCCGCGGGCAAGGCGGCTTACTGGGTGATCTACCTCGTGCTGGTGGGCCTCGCCGTGACGGGTTTCGGGCTGGCGGTGGCCACGGCCCGGCAGGTGATGGAGAGCCTGAACAACTTCATGCTGGCGATCCTGCCCACGCTGCTGACGGTGCTGATCGCCATGGGAGGGGCGGCGACCGCCGCCATCTTCCAGCCGCTGATGGTGACGATGCTCAGCCTCATGAGCAGCATCATGGTGACGGTGGTCTTCCCCCTGGCGTTCCTGGCGGCGGTGGTGGACATCGTCTCCGGCCTGCACGAGCAGTACCGGCTGTCGAACCTGGCCGGCCTGCTCCGCCAGGGGGCCACGGTGGCGCTGGGACTCGTCGGCACCGTCTTCCTGGGCACCGTCGCGGTGAAGGGGGCGGCCGGGGCCGTGGCGGACGGGCTGGCCGTCAAGACGGCCAAGTTCGTCACCGGCTCGTTCGTCCCGGTCATCGGCAAGACGCTGGCCGACGCCACGGACCTGATCGTCGGCTCCTCCCTGCTGCTGAAGAACGCCCTGGGGATGCTGGGGGCGGCGGCCATCTTCTTCATCGTCTCCTTCCCGCTGCTCAAGATCCTGAGCATCGCCTGGGTCTACCAGGTCGCCGGCGCCCTGGTGCAGCCGGCGGGCGCGGGGGAGATCGCGCGGATGCTGACCACCATGGCCCGCTCACTCCACATGATCTTCGCCGCCGTGGGCATGGTCGCCCTGATGTTCTTCATCTCCATCGTCGTGATCGTCGGGGCGGCGAACGTGACGGTGATGGTGAGGTGAGGCCGTGGCGGCGCTGATCGGTTGGGTGCGCAGCCTTGTGGTGCTGGTGGTGCTGGCGTCCCTCTTGGAGATGCTCCTGCCCACCGGCGGGATGAAGCGCTTCGTCCGGCTGTCGATGGGGCTCCTGATCCTGTTGGGCGTGGTGCGGCCTCTGGTGTCGCTGCTGGGCGGACAGGCCGCCTTCGACCCCTACCTCTTGCAGGAGCCGGCCGGGCGGCTGCCCAGCATCGACGAGATCATGGTGGAGGCCAACCGCTTCCAGGCCCGGAGCCAGGCGCTTCTCCTGGAGGAGGTCCGGGGCCGGCTGGCCCGTCAGGCGGAGACGGCAGCCCTGGCCGTCGAGGGGGTGGCCGGGGCGGACGTGGCGCTGGAGCTGGGCGGGGGTCCGGCGCTGGAGACGGTGCACGTGGAGAAGGTGTCGGTGACGTTGCTGCTGGGCTCCCGCTTCGGCCAGGTGCGGCCCGTGGAGCCGGTGCGGATCGGCGGTGCCGGCGGCCAGGCGGAGGAGGCCCGTGGTGGGACCACGGTCCGGGCGCCGCTCCCGGAGGAGGCGCCCATCGCTGAGGCGGTGCGGCAGCAGGTGGCGGAGCAGTTGGGGATCGGGGATCCGAACGCGGTTGCGGTGTGGATTGCGGGTACGGCAAGGCCGGGGAGGTAGTGAGATGGGGGAGCTGAGAACGCCGCAGGGGCAGGGCCCCGGCGGGCCGCTGGGGTGGCTCGGGCTGGGGCTGACGAAGGAGCAGGCGAAGGTGATCCCGCTGGTGGCGGTGCTGCTGTTCATCGGCATCCTGCTGATCCAGTCGGACGAGCTCTTCGGCGTGGACAGCGGGGGCGGTCCCGCCGAGCCCGCCCCGAACGCGACGATGGTGAGCGCCGGCGAGGAGGACGAGCTGACCCGGCTGGAGCGGCAGAAGGCGGCGGAGCTGGAGCGCATGCTCGGGCAGATCCAGGGTGCGGGACGGGTGCGGGTGATGCTGACCCTGGCCGCAGGCCCCGCCATCGAGGTGGTGAAGAACACCACCGTCGACCAGTCGACGACCACCGAGCAGGCGGCCGACAGCTCCACCCGGCGGACGGAGTCGACCAACACGCGGGAGGACCACGTCTTTACGCGCAGCGGCTCCTCCGAGCAGCCGGTGGTGGCCAGGACCAGCGCGCCGGAGATCGCCGGGGTGCTGATCGTGGCCGAGGGGGCCAGGGACGTGCGCATCAAGGCCCGGCTGCTGGACGCGGCGGCCGTGGCCCTGAACATTCCCGCGAACCGGATCGAGGTGGTGCCGGCAGATGGGGGGTAGTGCGGTGTTCGTGGTGAAGCGGGGACCGGACCTGCTCCGGTTCCTGGTGTTCCTGGTGGTGGTGGCCTCGCTGGTCTGGTACGTGGTGGGACGGTTCGGGGAGTGGCGGGCGGCGGAGGGAGCACCGCCCCCGGGTTCGTCGCCGGGCACCGCCCTGGTGGATGGGGAGAGGCCCCAGGCGGAGCCTGCGGCGGCGGGTGACCGCCGGATCGGCGCACCGGCGCCGGAGGGCCCCGGGGAGGCCGAGCCCGCCGCGGCGCAGACCGGCGAGGGGAGCGACTACTTCGCCGAGTTCCGGATCGAGCGGGAGCGGACGCGGGGGGCGCTGGGCGACCGGCTGAAGGAGATCATGGCCTCGCCCGGCGCCGCCGAGGAGGTGAAGGCGGCGGCTGCCGCCCAGTACCTTGAGCTCGGGCAGCGGGCGGCCCTGGAGAGCCAGGCCGAGGCCATGGTGAAGGCCCGGGGGTTCAGCGACGTGGTGGTGCACCTCTCGCAGGGCTCGGCCCAGGTGGTGGTGAAGGCCGCCAGCCTGACGCAGCAGGAGGTGGCGCAGGTGATCGACACGGTCTCGCGCATCACCGGGGTGCGGGCGACGGCGATCACGGTGATGGCGAGGGCGCAATAACAGGTCCGGACGGGACGGAGGGAAACCTGCGGGCGTGGCGAAAGCAGGAAGCGCAGCCCCATCGCGGCATGGAGACGGAGGTAGAGGATGAGCGGCGAGTTCCTGCAACGGTTGCTCCAGCGGCTCCGCCAGGAGCCCGCGGTGCTGGATGTTCGGGTGGCCGGGGAGCCGGCCGGCTCCGGGGAGGCGGACAGGGTGGACCTGCACGTCTCCGCCGGGCCGGGCCTCGCTCCCGGCCTCCCCGCGTGGACGAGGACGCTTCCGGGGTGCGTGTACAGCGGGAGCGAGCCCCACGGCTGGACCCTGATCAGCGGCGACGGGGTGGAGTGGCGGCTCCACCTGCAGCCGGCCGGGGCTGCGTCCGGCCTCGCCGACGGCCGCCTTCACCCCGCCGGCGACAGCCCCTCTTCCGGTTGGTCGGAGGAGGACCTGCCGGCCCTGGCGGGCGACTTCTGGCGCGACCTGTACCGGGCCGCCCGCGCCATCAGGCAGGCGCGGCCGCTGACCGCCCACCGCTGGCTCTTCGCCTGCGGCGGGCGGCTGATCGACCTCTACCGGGCGGCCCTGGCGCCGGGCAGCGCCGGCCGGGGGTGGGAGGGGGCCGAGGAGGTCCCCGGCCTGCTCTCCGCCCTGGAGCGGGTGCGTTCCGCACTCGGCGCCCCACTGGACGTGCGGGACCAGCGCAGGGCCGCCCACCGGCTGGCCACAGCTTTCGAGGCGCTGGTGCTGCCGCTCTGCGAGCGGCTGGGCGTGGCCTATCCCATGGACCTGCGGAACCTGGCGTTCGCTCAGCTCGACGCCGCGGCGGGCGGAGAGGCGCAACCGGGGAATTCGGACCCTCAGGCATGAGGAAGGCGGGCTGTTTCAGCCCGCCTCGTTTGCTGCCACCGCCCCGCCGGGCACGGGGGGAAGGGGCACGAAGGTGTAGCCAGCCGCTCTGAGCCTGCGGATGAGCTCAGGCAGGATCTCCAGGGTCTGCCGCCGCTCGTGGATGAGGATGACGGCGCCCGGGCGGACCTGGGCCATGACGTTCTCGATGATCTGCGCGGGGTCATCGGCCAGCGCCCAGTCG includes:
- a CDS encoding rhomboid family intramembrane serine protease — encoded protein: MNYGAYVVLVSYRLRQVGFLTEEFPPELEGRLALVVSRREPWGRLSVVLPARLNLTDPQERAALAGDCAAWVRSGRGEEPWQMILLFPFDRRVADEEAEAVAALEERDPDGSWGLIPWCADLEVGLLDQHRGFPPVGPEVAQILTDVPEEPAPRRAERAEGPVRAAPRRMPQIGDFPATRVILALTVAYYLWTVLMGGGLSRLVSGPDGMALILWGANFSLLTLAEQGQQWRLVSHLFVHGGALHLAFNMWALWQVGRYIEAIYGSARMLFIYFVAGVAGGIASVALRPGLVVSVGASGAILGLMGALIYFATTVRHRRVDWQGLLTPVAINLMFGLVYGRVDNYAHVGGLIGGLLAGFVAGVPGERGGWRRFGVPALGLVVALLVAGVVPLRHISTLLP
- the aroQ gene encoding type II 3-dehydroquinate dehydratase, which gives rise to MGRILVIHGPNLNLLGTREPEVYGSTTLAEIDAMLHELGQELGIEVESFQSNHEGAIIDAIHGARGRCDGILINPGAFTHYALAIRDAISAVGLPVVEVHLSNIHSREPFRHRSVIAPVAVGTIAGFGSDSYLLGLRALANRIRSQR
- a CDS encoding M24 family metallopeptidase — encoded protein: MTSDRLGRLRAAMAERGIDGLLVAKPENRAYLSGFTGSAGVLLITADRAVLVTDFRYTEQAAAQAPAFEVVKPESTNQALLARLVDETGIRRIGYEGDHLTVDDHQSYRQAVSGCEWVSVTGLVEALRMIKDEIEIALMRRAAAIADEAFAQILPLIKPGVTERDLGLELEYRMRKLGAEGVAFETIVASGVRSSLPHGHPTDKVIASGDLVTFDFGALYQGYCSDMTRTVMVGEPTDKQREIYGIVLEAQKRGVAACRPGITGKELDDVCRSYIAERGYGEHFGHGTGHGVGRFIHEGPRVSQRGGDVVLKPGMVITVEPGIYLPGWGGVRIEDMLLVTESGAEPFTHTPKELLIL
- the efp gene encoding elongation factor P, translating into MISVNDLRNGMTIEMDGTVYQVIEFLHVKPGKGAAFVRTKLKNVLTGGVIETTFRAGEKVPQANVERREYQYLYENQGNYVFMNTETYEQVELTRDQVGNAPNFLLENMMVQIATWNGRIIGVDLPNTVELRVVETEPGFKGDTATGTYKPAKLETGYVVQVPLFINVGDVLKIDTRTGEYLQRA
- a CDS encoding CD1247 N-terminal domain-containing protein, with product MSDLRSRVAYLHGLAEGLDLNTGTVEGRVLAGVLDVLDDLAEEVGALSDLHGELADYVGEMDDDLSAVEEEVYTEPEIIFIPDEAQIEEDGVSLVCCPNCGQTVSAAAGRMSAAEEEVTCPVCGCTMDADEIME
- the spoIIIAA gene encoding stage III sporulation protein AA, whose protein sequence is MLPEGFEREIAPVLAPRLAELVRRAALALPGPLEEIRVREGRPLQLVYPGGDAFIAPDGRLTPDPDRAERASRDDLQRTFQLMARGSVYAWEEEVRGGFLTLEGGHRVGLCGRAVTEGGRIRTLKPVASLNIRIAREVPGAADALLPQLVRGGRFLSTLLISPPQAGKTTMLRDLVRQLSTGVPRLRLPGLKVGLVDERSEVAGCYLGVPQRDVGPRTDVLDGCPKAEGLMLVIRSLSPQVVAADEVGRPEDAQALMEALHAGVAVLATAHGSCLADVRRRPAMAELLRAGAFERAVLLGRSRGPGTVEAVTDLTREGAA
- the spoIIIAB gene encoding stage III sporulation protein SpoIIIAB, whose translation is MTLQLIGALLTVLVPSWIGFQIAARYARRPAELRAAQNGLAVLVTEVEYGATPLPDALRSAARAAGATVGAMLVDAAHRLEEGGGVTPGEALTAAVAAHRDATCLTPADLEILLALAPVLGASDRRDQVRHLRLAMDRLAAAEAVAADERRRYERMYRYVGVLSGLALVLILI
- the spoIIIAC gene encoding stage III sporulation protein AC, whose translation is MDVQLLFRIAGVGIIVAVMATVLKQAGKDEQGQMVTLVGVLVVLMMVVSLLGKFFNLVKTTFGMY
- the spoIIIAD gene encoding stage III sporulation protein AD is translated as MEIVKIVGLGLLAGMLISLLRQQKPEIAMQLSIAAGVMLFVLMMARVLRVVEVMQTLASRASLDQAHMDTVLKIIGIAYVADFGAQVLQDAGERAVATKVEMAGKIIIMLLAIPIVLAVLDAILNLLGQGWGP
- the spoIIIAE gene encoding stage III sporulation protein AE, coding for MRRLRAWLGALLLTWALALAPPPALADPAGAGPGGAAAAGAAGPLLREQAAALDTSAIERFLEEVNRTWEGYGPQISLADFLRFYQGDVSEALSARAILQGLLRYLVREILANADLLLKLVVLAIVAAIMGQLQSAFEADSAGKAAYWVIYLVLVGLAVTGFGLAVATARQVMESLNNFMLAILPTLLTVLIAMGGAATAAIFQPLMVTMLSLMSSIMVTVVFPLAFLAAVVDIVSGLHEQYRLSNLAGLLRQGATVALGLVGTVFLGTVAVKGAAGAVADGLAVKTAKFVTGSFVPVIGKTLADATDLIVGSSLLLKNALGMLGAAAIFFIVSFPLLKILSIAWVYQVAGALVQPAGAGEIARMLTTMARSLHMIFAAVGMVALMFFISIVVIVGAANVTVMVR
- the spoIIIAF gene encoding stage III sporulation protein AF, with protein sequence MAALIGWVRSLVVLVVLASLLEMLLPTGGMKRFVRLSMGLLILLGVVRPLVSLLGGQAAFDPYLLQEPAGRLPSIDEIMVEANRFQARSQALLLEEVRGRLARQAETAALAVEGVAGADVALELGGGPALETVHVEKVSVTLLLGSRFGQVRPVEPVRIGGAGGQAEEARGGTTVRAPLPEEAPIAEAVRQQVAEQLGIGDPNAVAVWIAGTARPGR
- the spoIIIAG gene encoding stage III sporulation protein AG, which translates into the protein MGELRTPQGQGPGGPLGWLGLGLTKEQAKVIPLVAVLLFIGILLIQSDELFGVDSGGGPAEPAPNATMVSAGEEDELTRLERQKAAELERMLGQIQGAGRVRVMLTLAAGPAIEVVKNTTVDQSTTTEQAADSSTRRTESTNTREDHVFTRSGSSEQPVVARTSAPEIAGVLIVAEGARDVRIKARLLDAAAVALNIPANRIEVVPADGG
- a CDS encoding SpoIIIAH-like family protein; the encoded protein is MGGSAVFVVKRGPDLLRFLVFLVVVASLVWYVVGRFGEWRAAEGAPPPGSSPGTALVDGERPQAEPAAAGDRRIGAPAPEGPGEAEPAAAQTGEGSDYFAEFRIERERTRGALGDRLKEIMASPGAAEEVKAAAAAQYLELGQRAALESQAEAMVKARGFSDVVVHLSQGSAQVVVKAASLTQQEVAQVIDTVSRITGVRATAITVMARAQ